Within Candidatus Woesearchaeota archaeon, the genomic segment TTTAAATAAAAAAAATGTTATTGTGGAAATAAAAGAAATGTTTATGCCATTTACTAATTACTATCCTGTAAAAAAAGCGTCTTGCGTGATTGAAATGCCTGTAAATACAATAAAAAAATTTAAAATTTGTTTAGGGGACAAGATGTATTATTAGAAAGATTATTGGGCTTTGTCCGGAAAGTTATTGCTGGCTTGAAGTAAGATTGAGATGAGCACATTGACAACGTCAATAACGTTAGTGCTCATCGGTAAAAATTCATACTGCAAAGCAGATGATATATCTTCCCAGCGATAAACCAAAAGATTCCGGACAGAGCCGATTATTAGAAACTTATTTAAATAAAATTATTTTAAGTGTTTATTGAAGGGGTGAGCAATTGAAAATAAAAGATATTAAACCACTGCAAATTCTTGATTCTAGAGGAAATCCTACTATTGAAGTTAAAGTAACAACAAAAAGCGCGGTTTCCAGCGCAGCAGTTCCTAGTGGTGCTAGTACTGGTTCTTATGAAGCTGTCGAATTGCGTGATAGAAAAAAAGAGTATTTGGGGAAATCTGTCAATAAAGCGTTAAGTAATGTTTTGAAAATTTCTAAACATTTAGTGGGTAAAGATGTTAATAAACAAAGGAAACTGGATGAATTGATGCTTAAGCTTGATGGTACAAATAATAAGAGAAAATTAGGGGCTAATGCAATTTTAGGAGTGAGTATGGCTTGTTCTAGGGCCGGAGCTGCAGCGCATCATATGACTTTATATAATTATCTTGGAGCTCTTTATAACAATAATGATTTTTTACTACCGATTCCTTTTGCTAATGTGATTAACGGAGGGGTTCATGCAGGTAATGAGTTGATGTTTCAGGAATTTATGATTGTGCCGGTTGGTGCAAAGAGCTTTTCAGAGGCGACTAGAATGGTTTCTGAAACATATCATATCCTTAAAGATTTAATTTCTAAGTCTTATGGTTTAGAAGCAACAAGTGTTGGTGATGAAGGTGGCTTTGCGCCTCCTGTGAAAACTGCGAATGAGGTTTTAGAACTATTGTCTGTCGCAGTAAAAAAAGCAGGGCATTCAAAAAAAATAAAATTTGCTATTGATGTTGCAGCCTCAGAGTTTTATGATAAAAAATCCAAAAAATATGAGGTTGAGAAGGGAAGATTTCTTTCTTCAGAAGAATTGTTAAGATATCTTGAAGCGCTCGTTATGGAATTTCCTATAATTAGTATTGAAGATCCTTTTCATGAAGATGATGTTGAGAGTTTTTCTAAGATGATGAAGATTTTAGGAGGGAAAATACAGATAGTTGGTGATGATTTGCTTGTTACAAACCCGGTTCGTATTGCTAAAGCCATAAGTGAAAATTGGTGTAATGCACTCCTTCTTAAAGTAAATCAGATAGGAACTATAACTGAAGCTATGGAGGCGGCGCATATGGCTCAAAGTGTTGGTTGGAAAGTCATGGTTTCACATAGAAGTGGAGAAACAGAAGATCCTTACATAGCTGATCTTGCAGTTGGAATAGCATCTGGGCAAATCAAGATTGGCGCGCCTTGTAGGGGAGAGAGAACAGCAAAGTACAATCAGCTTCTAAGAATTGAACAGGAACTTGGTAAGTTGGCGAAGTTTGCTAAATTTTGAGAATAATTATGAGTAAAGTATATCCTCAAATGTTTTGATTTTTGCTTTTGTAAATAAATCTTTTAAAATATTTTCTCCCGTTATTCTATATTTTCCTTTTTTTAAGAATCTTTCCAGTTTTTCTCCATGAATTTTTTGATAAAATTTGTAAGGTGCTACGTTGAAGTTTTCAGGGGTTATTTCTTCAGGTTTTCATCCTAAAGGATTTTCAAAATTTGGTTTCTTAGTTTGTATGTTGTAAACTCCTTTTGGTGTAATAATTACGCTGTGAGCGCATCCTATTCCTTCTTCTGATAGGTTTTCTTACGATTTTTCTAACTTTTTAATTTTATTAACTCGTCTTAGGTGTCTGCCTTTTTCGAATTTTGTTTCGTAGAATGTTTTTATTATTTGTTTTACTTGCTGTTCTGTTAACTTTTGGGATGAATAGTGTCCTGGTAATATTAGGATGTTTGCATCATTATGTTTTCTTGCTAGTTCTGCTTCTTTTTTGTTATGGATGAGGGCAGCTCTTATTCCTTTTAATTTGTTTGCTGCTATTGACATGCCTATGCCTGTTCCACATGCTAATATGCCCATCGTATTTTTTTTGTTTAATATTTCTTCTCCGACTTCTTTTGCGAAGTCAGGGTAGTCATCTGTCGACTTATTTTCTGGTGAGTAGTCTATATAAGTTATGTTAAGCTCAAGAAGTGCTTTTTCAATTTTTGATTTTATCTTTGCGCCGGCATGATCTGTGCTTATTATTATTTCTTTAGTCATTTTTTCCTTTTCCTTTCTTTTTGTTTGGTTTTTCTTCTGGGACTTCTATTGTATATTCAAAATGTTTGTCCCAAGGATTTTCTAATTTCATCATTTGGTTTATTGTAAGCTTTTCAAAGTATTTTCTAAATGGTCTCATTGCATTGCCGTGACTTGATATTGCAACGTTTATTCTTTCTTTTTTCATCATTTTTATGAGGTCTTTGACAAATGGTTCGACTCTTTTGCAAACCATTTTTACGCTTTCTCCTTTTGGAGGTGCTATGTCGTAACTTCTTCTTATTATGTGAAGTTCTGCTTCCCCCATTTTTTTCACGAATTCTTTTCTTTCTCTTCCATGAAGGTGGTCTATTTTATGCCAGTGCAATAATGTCTTATAACTGTCTTCACCTTCTTTTTTTATTGTTGTGCTATGATGTTTTCCTTCATATATGCCGTAACTTCTTTCTATTTGTCTATCATCTACAATTATTTTTTTACATTCAGGATGATATTTTAGGACTTCTTTTAGTGTTTGTTTTGATCTTGTCAGATGCGATCTTATAGCTACATCTATTTTTTTGTTTTTTAGGGCTTTTGCTACTTTTTTTGCATCTTTAAATCCTTGTTCTGTTAATTTACTGTCTTTGTGACCTGTAAAAATATGTTTTTTGTTGTAATATGTTTGTCCGTGTCTAAATAAGTATATTTTTAGTTTCATCTTATTTTTTTCTTATTATTAGGGTTTTTTAATGTTTGTGTTTTTTTAAGTGTCTTTATTCATGAATAAATATTAAAATATTTAAATAGAAGTATATTTATAAATGTATGAAGATGAATTTATTGGTTTTTTTGGTTTTGACGTTGGTTTTTTTAGCTCTTTTTACGGGTTGTATGAAAGATAAGGAAACTTGTAATTATGATGGTATTTGTCAAGATAATGAAACTGATAATTGTGTTGATTGTGAAAATGTTCTTGGTAGGGGAGTTGATGTTCCTGCTGAAGTTCAGGATATTGATAAGAGTACAGGTCCTTGATTTTTTCTGAATAATTTTAGGTGATTTTATGGGTAATAAAACTAAATATGAGGAACAGCAGTCGCATTATGCAAGGAAAACAGAAACTTTAGACAATAGTCCTGTTATTGAAGGTTTTGATTTTGAAAAAGATTTTGATTTTGATAGTTTTATTAAAAGTTATTTCAATACTGGATTTCAGGCTACTGAGCTTGGTAAAGCTGTGGAAATAACTAAACGTATGATTGAGGATGATGTGGTTGTTTTTCTTTCTTTTACAGGTAATGCGATAAGTTCAGGATTAAGAGATATTATAAAGTTTCTTATAAAAAATAAGATGGTTCATGTTGTTATAACTAGTGGTTCAGGTATTGAAGAAGATGTAATTAAGAGTTTGAATAATTTTAAGGTTGGTGACTTTGATGTTTCTGGTAGGACTTTGTTTGAACATGGTGTTGGGAGAATAGGTAATATTTTTGTTCCAAATGATCGTTATTTATATTTTGAAAAATTTATGACTCCTGTTTTTGAAGAGTTTTATAAGATTCAAAAAAGTAGAGGGGTTCCTTTAACTCCTGTTGAAATTACTAAAATTTTGGGGGAGCATCTTAATGATAGTTCTTATCTTCATTGGGCTGCTAAGAATGATATTCCTGTTTTTTGTCCAGGGATTATGGATGGAAGTTTTGGGGATTTGGTTTATTTTATGAAACAACGTAAAACTGATTTTATGATAGATGTTACAGAAGAATATAAACGGATTATTAGGATTGTTTTAGATTCTGAAAAAACAGGCGCTTTAATTCTGGGGGGTGGCATGTCTAAACATTATAATTTGAATG encodes:
- the eno gene encoding phosphopyruvate hydratase; the encoded protein is MKIKDIKPLQILDSRGNPTIEVKVTTKSAVSSAAVPSGASTGSYEAVELRDRKKEYLGKSVNKALSNVLKISKHLVGKDVNKQRKLDELMLKLDGTNNKRKLGANAILGVSMACSRAGAAAHHMTLYNYLGALYNNNDFLLPIPFANVINGGVHAGNELMFQEFMIVPVGAKSFSEATRMVSETYHILKDLISKSYGLEATSVGDEGGFAPPVKTANEVLELLSVAVKKAGHSKKIKFAIDVAASEFYDKKSKKYEVEKGRFLSSEELLRYLEALVMEFPIISIEDPFHEDDVESFSKMMKILGGKIQIVGDDLLVTNPVRIAKAISENWCNALLLKVNQIGTITEAMEAAHMAQSVGWKVMVSHRSGETEDPYIADLAVGIASGQIKIGAPCRGERTAKYNQLLRIEQELGKLAKFAKF
- a CDS encoding RpiB/LacA/LacB family sugar-phosphate isomerase; protein product: MTKEIIISTDHAGAKIKSKIEKALLELNITYIDYSPENKSTDDYPDFAKEVGEEILNKKNTMGILACGTGIGMSIAANKLKGIRAALIHNKKEAELARKHNDANILILPGHYSSQKLTEQQVKQIIKTFYETKFEKGRHLRRVNKIKKLEKS
- a CDS encoding histidine phosphatase family protein, giving the protein MKLKIYLFRHGQTYYNKKHIFTGHKDSKLTEQGFKDAKKVAKALKNKKIDVAIRSHLTRSKQTLKEVLKYHPECKKIIVDDRQIERSYGIYEGKHHSTTIKKEGEDSYKTLLHWHKIDHLHGRERKEFVKKMGEAELHIIRRSYDIAPPKGESVKMVCKRVEPFVKDLIKMMKKERINVAISSHGNAMRPFRKYFEKLTINQMMKLENPWDKHFEYTIEVPEEKPNKKKGKGKND
- a CDS encoding deoxyhypusine synthase: MGNKTKYEEQQSHYARKTETLDNSPVIEGFDFEKDFDFDSFIKSYFNTGFQATELGKAVEITKRMIEDDVVVFLSFTGNAISSGLRDIIKFLIKNKMVHVVITSGSGIEEDVIKSLNNFKVGDFDVSGRTLFEHGVGRIGNIFVPNDRYLYFEKFMTPVFEEFYKIQKSRGVPLTPVEITKILGEHLNDSSYLHWAAKNDIPVFCPGIMDGSFGDLVYFMKQRKTDFMIDVTEEYKRIIRIVLDSEKTGALILGGGMSKHYNLNANIFREGHDYAVYLTSADEAFGSDSGGNVEEAKTWAKIKLNAPTAKVKSDFTITFPLLVAATFARKFHSDSLRK